In Blastocatellia bacterium, the genomic stretch GGGTCATGGGTTCAAGTCCCATTGTCGGCTCCAGGCAGTTTTTCAACGAGGCTTTTTACCAGGTGAGGAAACAAAGCGTATGGCCAAAGAGAAGTTTGAGCGAGACAAGCCGCATGTGAACGTAGGGACGATTGGGCATATAGATCATGGGAAGACGACGTTGACGGCGGCGATCACGAAGGTATTAGGGAAGAAGAATCCGAAGGTGGTGTTTCGGAG encodes the following:
- a CDS encoding GTP-binding protein is translated as MAKEKFERDKPHVNVGTIGHIDHGKTTLTAAITKVLGKKNPKVVFR